Proteins found in one Chiloscyllium plagiosum isolate BGI_BamShark_2017 unplaced genomic scaffold, ASM401019v2 scaf_8872, whole genome shotgun sequence genomic segment:
- the LOC122547077 gene encoding muskelin-like: MCIDTTRRQIYTLGRYLDSSVRNSKSLKSDFYRYDIDTNKWTLLSEDTATDGGPKLVFDHQMCMDSEKHMIYTFGGRILTCNGNVDDTRANEPQFSGLFAYHCLSNTWKLLREDSCNAGPEDVQSRIGHCMLFHTVSILSSSVQILLCAPHCISGGSIQSYL, from the exons ATGTGTATTGACACGACAAGAAGACAGATATACACACTGGGCCGTTACTTAGATTCTTCTGTGCGGAATAGCAAATCTCTGAAGAGTGATTTCTATCGCTATGACATAGACACTAATAAATGGACGTTGTTAAGTGAAGATACTGCTACTGATGGTGGTCCAAAGTTGGTGTTTGATCATCAG atGTGCATGGATTCTGAAAAACACATGATTTACACATTTGGTGGAAGAATATTAACTTGCAATGGAAATGTCGATGACACGCGAGCTAATGAGCCACAATTCAGTGGACTTTTTGCTTACCATTGTCTGTCTAACACTTGGAAGCTACTTCGGGAAGACTCATGCAATGCTGGACCAGAGGATGTGCAGTCTAGGATTGGGCACTGCATGctctttcacactgtaagtattctaagcTCTTCTGTCCAGATTTTACTTTGTGCCCCGCACTGTATTAGTGGAGGATCAATCCAAAGTTATTTATGA